A stretch of the Gossypium hirsutum isolate 1008001.06 chromosome D07, Gossypium_hirsutum_v2.1, whole genome shotgun sequence genome encodes the following:
- the LOC107926407 gene encoding RNA-binding protein 38 isoform X2: MSEPGLNKMAVGDTTYTKIFVGGLAWETKRDTLKRYFEQFGEILEAVVINDKSTGKSKGYGFVTFKDAGSAIRACYNPFPVIDGRKANCNVAAFGAHKNPPTSASHHGIQPLISPLPPSRVMAPPSTGTPAFYRQLVPQYGLPYSAYGYPGYTHNSYPLNCYNIYGGQHLASQYTTGVYLTYFPLYPQYPKYRALAPSPVAAAPARAEEVKGRNSGAEL, from the exons ATGTCTGAACCAGGGCTAAATAAGATGGCAGTTGGTGACACCACTTACACCAAGATCTTTGTTGGAGGTTTGGCTTGGGAAACTAAAAGGGATACCCTCAAACGTTATTTTGAGCAGTTTGGAGAGATCTTAGAAGCTGTTGTTATCAATGATAAAAGCACTGGAAAATCAAAAGGTTATGGCTTT GTAACTTTCAAGGATGCTGGTTCAGCGATTAGGGCTTGTTATAATCCATTTCCTGTGATTGATGGAAGAAAAGCAAACTGTAATGTTGCAGCTTTTGGTGCCCACAAGAATCCTCCAACTTCTGCATCTCACCATGGTATTCAGCCCTTAATTAGCCCGCTACCACCATCTCGAGTGATGGCGCCTCCAAGCACTGGTACCCCCGCATTTTACCGTCAACTCGTTCCACAATACGGATTACCTTACTCGGCTTACGG GTATCCGGGTTACACACACAATAGTTATCCATTG AACTGTTACAATATATATGGAGGGCAACATTTGGCATCCCAATACACAACTGGAGTCTACTTAACTTACTTCCCACTCTATCCCCAGTATCCCAAATACCGAGCATTGGCACCCTCTCCAGTTGCTGCCGCACCAGCAAGAGCGGAAGAAGTTAAAG GCCGCAATAGTGGGGCTGAATTATGA
- the LOC107926407 gene encoding RNA-binding protein 38 isoform X3: MAVGDTTYTKIFVGGLAWETKRDTLKRYFEQFGEILEAVVINDKSTGKSKGYGFVTFKDAGSAIRACYNPFPVIDGRKANCNVAAFGAHKNPPTSASHHGIQPLISPLPPSRVMAPPSTGTPAFYRQLVPQYGLPYSAYGYPGYTHNSYPLNCYNIYGGQHLASQYTTGVYLTYFPLYPQYPKYRALAPSPVAAAPARAEEVKGMVGAASSAQSSAL; this comes from the exons ATGGCAGTTGGTGACACCACTTACACCAAGATCTTTGTTGGAGGTTTGGCTTGGGAAACTAAAAGGGATACCCTCAAACGTTATTTTGAGCAGTTTGGAGAGATCTTAGAAGCTGTTGTTATCAATGATAAAAGCACTGGAAAATCAAAAGGTTATGGCTTT GTAACTTTCAAGGATGCTGGTTCAGCGATTAGGGCTTGTTATAATCCATTTCCTGTGATTGATGGAAGAAAAGCAAACTGTAATGTTGCAGCTTTTGGTGCCCACAAGAATCCTCCAACTTCTGCATCTCACCATGGTATTCAGCCCTTAATTAGCCCGCTACCACCATCTCGAGTGATGGCGCCTCCAAGCACTGGTACCCCCGCATTTTACCGTCAACTCGTTCCACAATACGGATTACCTTACTCGGCTTACGG GTATCCGGGTTACACACACAATAGTTATCCATTG AACTGTTACAATATATATGGAGGGCAACATTTGGCATCCCAATACACAACTGGAGTCTACTTAACTTACTTCCCACTCTATCCCCAGTATCCCAAATACCGAGCATTGGCACCCTCTCCAGTTGCTGCCGCACCAGCAAGAGCGGAAGAAGTTAAAGGTATGGTAGGAGCTGCTTCCTCTGCACAAAGTTCAGCACTGTAA
- the LOC107926407 gene encoding RNA-binding protein 38 isoform X1 has product MSEPGLNKMAVGDTTYTKIFVGGLAWETKRDTLKRYFEQFGEILEAVVINDKSTGKSKGYGFVTFKDAGSAIRACYNPFPVIDGRKANCNVAAFGAHKNPPTSASHHGIQPLISPLPPSRVMAPPSTGTPAFYRQLVPQYGLPYSAYGYPGYTHNSYPLNCYNIYGGQHLASQYTTGVYLTYFPLYPQYPKYRALAPSPVAAAPARAEEVKGMVGAASSAQSSAL; this is encoded by the exons ATGTCTGAACCAGGGCTAAATAAGATGGCAGTTGGTGACACCACTTACACCAAGATCTTTGTTGGAGGTTTGGCTTGGGAAACTAAAAGGGATACCCTCAAACGTTATTTTGAGCAGTTTGGAGAGATCTTAGAAGCTGTTGTTATCAATGATAAAAGCACTGGAAAATCAAAAGGTTATGGCTTT GTAACTTTCAAGGATGCTGGTTCAGCGATTAGGGCTTGTTATAATCCATTTCCTGTGATTGATGGAAGAAAAGCAAACTGTAATGTTGCAGCTTTTGGTGCCCACAAGAATCCTCCAACTTCTGCATCTCACCATGGTATTCAGCCCTTAATTAGCCCGCTACCACCATCTCGAGTGATGGCGCCTCCAAGCACTGGTACCCCCGCATTTTACCGTCAACTCGTTCCACAATACGGATTACCTTACTCGGCTTACGG GTATCCGGGTTACACACACAATAGTTATCCATTG AACTGTTACAATATATATGGAGGGCAACATTTGGCATCCCAATACACAACTGGAGTCTACTTAACTTACTTCCCACTCTATCCCCAGTATCCCAAATACCGAGCATTGGCACCCTCTCCAGTTGCTGCCGCACCAGCAAGAGCGGAAGAAGTTAAAGGTATGGTAGGAGCTGCTTCCTCTGCACAAAGTTCAGCACTGTAA